A part of Eubacterium sp. AB3007 genomic DNA contains:
- a CDS encoding putative ABC transporter permease, protein MRPKHLELDRIWIYFTLYSVIGWLYEVFLEVVVYHWGFSNRGVLWGPWLPIYGIGAMLFLLAVYPMIREKTGRQRLKWIPVVFLLCMLIATTTELIASYILEWRTGAWPWQTYADYAINFQARIALNPAIRFGLGGVLFLYVLQPLFEKLTDWMGERRCRKIAILLAFLFVADILYTILLR, encoded by the coding sequence ATGAGACCAAAACATCTGGAACTGGATAGGATCTGGATCTATTTCACCTTGTATTCCGTGATCGGGTGGCTGTATGAGGTGTTCCTGGAGGTGGTGGTCTACCACTGGGGATTCTCCAACCGGGGTGTGCTGTGGGGACCATGGCTGCCCATCTACGGTATCGGTGCCATGCTCTTCCTGCTGGCGGTCTATCCGATGATTCGGGAGAAGACCGGAAGGCAGCGGCTGAAATGGATCCCGGTGGTGTTCCTGCTCTGCATGCTCATCGCCACCACCACGGAGTTGATCGCCTCTTACATCCTGGAGTGGCGCACCGGCGCCTGGCCCTGGCAGACTTACGCGGACTACGCCATTAACTTCCAGGCCAGGATCGCGCTGAACCCGGCCATTCGGTTCGGGCTGGGAGGCGTGCTGTTTCTGTACGTGCTCCAGCCACTGTTCGAGAAACTGACCGACTGGATGGGGGAGAGGCGCTGCCGGAAGATCGCTATCCTGCTTGCGTTCCTGTTCGTTGCCGATATTCTGTACACTATACTGCTTAGATAG
- the glsA gene encoding glutaminase A, which translates to MSNTLHVDYELKSHEEAVRIIGEAMEVARREIPRGAVADYIPELGKVDPDQLGICVYPLRGEKILLGEAEKRFTMQSISKILSLCVALEIFGAEKLFEKVGAEPSGEAFNSLVELDLNSNKPYNPLINSGAIAVAGMLIEEVSFHDMLRFARELCDDESIELNKAVFESEMGTCSRNRAIGYLLESKSIIETDVEDALRFYTRMCSLDVTAESLANFANRLANDGVGNLTGKRYLSSETVRIVKTLMLTCGMYDGSGTYAVEVGIPTKSGVGGGLLAVSDKRAGIGVFGPALDSKGNSIAGCRLLREISETLRLALFYDTELAGADAKEYSLNEFPKHKVMRRCR; encoded by the coding sequence ATGTCGAATACCTTACATGTGGATTACGAACTGAAGAGCCATGAGGAGGCGGTGCGGATCATCGGGGAGGCCATGGAGGTCGCCCGCCGGGAGATCCCAAGGGGCGCTGTGGCAGACTACATCCCGGAGCTTGGCAAGGTCGATCCCGACCAGCTGGGCATTTGCGTGTACCCGCTGCGAGGCGAGAAGATCCTGCTGGGAGAGGCGGAGAAACGCTTCACCATGCAGTCCATCTCCAAGATCCTTTCGCTCTGCGTGGCGCTGGAGATATTCGGGGCAGAGAAGCTGTTCGAGAAGGTGGGGGCGGAGCCCTCCGGAGAGGCATTCAACTCCCTGGTGGAGCTGGACCTGAACTCCAACAAGCCCTACAACCCGCTGATCAACTCCGGGGCCATCGCGGTGGCCGGCATGCTCATCGAGGAGGTGAGCTTCCACGATATGCTACGATTCGCCCGGGAACTCTGCGATGACGAGTCCATCGAACTCAACAAGGCCGTGTTTGAGTCGGAGATGGGCACCTGCTCCCGTAACCGGGCCATCGGCTACCTGCTGGAGAGCAAGTCCATCATAGAGACGGACGTGGAGGACGCGCTTCGCTTCTACACCAGGATGTGCTCCCTGGACGTGACCGCGGAGTCCCTGGCCAATTTTGCCAACCGACTGGCCAATGACGGCGTGGGAAACCTCACCGGCAAGCGGTATCTGTCCAGCGAGACGGTGCGGATCGTGAAGACCCTGATGCTGACCTGCGGCATGTACGATGGATCGGGGACCTATGCGGTGGAAGTGGGCATCCCCACCAAATCCGGTGTGGGCGGCGGTTTGCTGGCGGTATCCGACAAGCGGGCCGGTATCGGCGTGTTCGGGCCTGCCTTAGATTCCAAGGGCAACAGCATCGCGGGCTGCCGGCTCCTGCGGGAGATCTCAGAGACGCTGCGGCTGGCCCTCTTCTATGACACCGAGCTTGCGGGCGCTGATGCCAAGGAGTACTCGCTCAACGAGTTTCCAAAGCACAAAGTCATGCGCCGCTGCAGATAA
- a CDS encoding DUF4125 family protein, which produces MGMENSRTFIRQDTLRDAIIYEIIDWEWNMMILWKQKTGKAPGEEEFEDFYRVRYSQHDAMNSDTLALYKSDLSVASHTGRNLMEEKYAFIEAASKGVAPAPIDPAAEKLVAEIMPLMKASNEKFAAKYPSLASAGQAFGGEVSPAVYMESELRIMEVPTLQMMLRDVKLDPDYVQKIYQGLIGFFGQDSLEKAEVLTKAQTMQSCRGKTL; this is translated from the coding sequence ATGGGTATGGAAAACAGCAGAACTTTCATTCGGCAGGACACCCTGCGGGATGCGATCATCTATGAGATCATCGACTGGGAGTGGAACATGATGATCCTTTGGAAACAGAAGACCGGGAAGGCCCCCGGCGAGGAGGAATTTGAGGACTTCTATCGGGTACGGTACAGCCAGCACGATGCCATGAATTCGGACACTCTGGCGCTCTATAAGAGCGATTTGTCGGTGGCATCCCACACGGGCAGGAACCTGATGGAGGAGAAGTACGCGTTCATCGAAGCTGCGTCCAAGGGCGTGGCACCAGCTCCGATAGACCCTGCGGCAGAGAAGCTGGTGGCGGAGATCATGCCGCTCATGAAAGCATCCAACGAAAAGTTTGCGGCCAAGTACCCGTCCCTGGCTTCGGCGGGGCAGGCTTTTGGCGGTGAGGTGTCTCCGGCCGTCTATATGGAAAGCGAACTCAGGATCATGGAAGTGCCGACGCTGCAGATGATGCTTCGGGATGTGAAACTGGACCCTGACTACGTGCAGAAGATCTATCAGGGGTTGATTGGATTCTTTGGACAGGATTCTCTGGAGAAGGCAGAGGTGTTGACAAAGGCCCAGACCATGCAGAGCTGCCGCGGGAAGACTTTGTAG
- a CDS encoding multidrug efflux SMR transporter produces MVTYLLLALSITFEICATSMLNTTEGFTRPFRSAWAILLYYASYITFSRVIIYLNIGVAYAIWSGVGITATALISRYYFHQRLSRPGKIGMAFVLVGCLVVNL; encoded by the coding sequence ATGGTGACGTATCTCTTGCTTGCTTTGTCCATCACTTTCGAGATCTGCGCCACGTCGATGCTGAATACCACGGAAGGATTCACCCGGCCGTTTCGATCGGCTTGGGCGATCCTTCTTTACTATGCCTCGTACATCACTTTCTCCAGGGTGATCATCTACCTGAATATCGGGGTGGCCTACGCTATCTGGTCCGGGGTAGGGATCACGGCGACGGCGCTGATCTCCCGCTATTACTTCCATCAGAGATTGTCGCGTCCCGGCAAGATCGGCATGGCTTTCGTACTGGTGGGGTGTTTGGTGGTGAATCTATAG
- a CDS encoding multidrug efflux SMR transporter, with protein sequence MPKLMLAIAIMFELMADVLLKYSEGFTVLWASVLTLVMYLICFACFARALLKLNLSVAYAVWSGVGIAVLTILSVVLFHQPLTIGNAVGIALITVGILIMDLCGTNVEE encoded by the coding sequence ATGCCAAAACTGATGTTGGCCATCGCCATTATGTTCGAACTGATGGCGGATGTGCTGTTGAAATATTCGGAAGGGTTTACGGTGCTTTGGGCGTCAGTGCTGACGCTGGTGATGTATCTGATCTGTTTTGCCTGTTTTGCCCGGGCGCTGTTGAAGCTGAACCTGAGCGTGGCCTATGCGGTATGGTCTGGAGTGGGGATCGCCGTTCTGACCATCCTGTCGGTGGTGCTGTTCCATCAGCCGCTGACCATTGGCAATGCGGTGGGGATCGCGCTGATCACCGTGGGGATCCTGATCATGGATCTGTGCGGCACCAACGTGGAGGAATAG